From the Osmerus eperlanus chromosome 19, fOsmEpe2.1, whole genome shotgun sequence genome, one window contains:
- the apool gene encoding MICOS complex subunit MIC27 isoform X2, which produces MAATVVKLAAVPAALGLASIRVYAMSEERTQLLSPRELSIYAPDPPAMRYVEEEPGLLQRGLGVVRVGLQPYVRGVKGAYASAKSGVVTVYRAGQDTYHFLRNPPPGFLPRVSVIGVSGLAGLILARKGSHLKRIGVPLGMTTLGTAVCYPTQTVGILKVTGTKMYSASQWTTSSVASVFKSKPKEPAVSLEQASPVPVSEPEGPPLKSLPGAGSTEAASPAVDDLPSSEPSSAPPAVDDLPSSEPSSASPAVDDLPSSEPSSASPAVDDLPSSEPSSAPAPLGEASPAPEPQTEASPAPEPQTEASPAPEPQTEASPAPEPQTEASPAPEPQTEASPAPEPQTEASPAPEPQTEASPAPEISPVEPEPCLPPETGLAPAAPVEASPVEAAPVEAAPVEAAPVEAAPVEAVPVEAAPVEAVPVEAAASVEQAAPVEEAAPVEAAPVEAAASVEEAAPVEEAAPVEEAAPVEEAAPVEEAAPVVEATPVEEAAPVVEAAAPVEAAPPVEAAPVEAAPVEAAPVEAAPVEAAPVEAAPVEEAATIEAAASVEEAASVEEAASVEEAAPVEEAAPVEEAAPVVEAAPVEEAAPVEEADAPVVEAAPVVEAAPVEEAAPVEEAAAPVEEAAPVEEAAPVVEAAAPVEEAAPVEAAPVEEAAPVEEAAPVVEAAAPVEEAAPVEEAAPVEAAAPVEAAAPVEEPAPVVEAAPVEEATPVVEATPVVEAAPVEEAAPVEEAAPVEEASSVEEASSVEEAASVEEAAPVEAAPVEAAPVEAAPAAPVEAAPVEEVLPSPPEELVAPEIVEVVGNEDTVVKPRFVPDPKLLDHGQAHPEDADLYSTRG; this is translated from the exons ATGGCTGCTACA GTGGTGAAGTTGGCAGCGGTACCCGCCGCGCTGGGACTAGCCTCGATCCGCGTCTACGCCATGAGTGAAGAGAGAACCCAGCTGCTCTCCCCCAGAGAG CTGTCGATATACGCCCCAGACCCCCCGGCCATGCGCTAcgtggaggaggagccagggCTGCTACAGAGAGGCCTGGGTGTGGTGCGGGTGGGGCTGCAGCCCTACGTCAGAGGAGTGAAG GGTGCGTACGCCTCTGCCAAATCTGGGGTTGTGACAGTGTATCGCGCTGGACAAG ATACCTATCACTTCCTTAGAAACCCCCCTCCAGGCTTCCTGCCCAGGGTCAGTGTGATCGGAGTCTCCGGCCTCGCTGGGCTAATCCTGGCAAGGAAAG GGTCCCATCTCAAGAGAATAGGTGTTCCCCTGGGAATGACCACATTAGGGACCGCAGTTTGCTACCCCACTCAAACCGTGGGCATCTTAAAG GTCACTGGGACAAAGATGTACTCCGCCAGCCAGTGGACCACCTCATCGGTGGCGTCAGTATTTAAATCAAAACCCAAAGAGCCAGCTGTCAGTCTGGAG CAAGCTTCACCAGTTCCAGTTTCTGAACCAGAAGGGCCGCCTCTCAAGTCTCTCCCTGGTGCTGGATCGACTGAAGCAGCCTCGCCTGCTGTGGacgacctcccctcctctgagcCCAGCTCTGCCCCGCCTGCTGTGGacgacctcccctcctctgagcCCAGCTCAGCCTCGCCTGCTGTGGacgacctcccctcctctgagcCCAGCTCAGCCTCGCCTGCTGTGGacgacctcccctcctctgagcCCAGCTCTGCCCCGGCTCCCCTGGGGGAGGCTAGCCCCGCCCCTGAGCCCCAGACAGAGGCTAGCCCCGCCCCTGAGCCCCAGACAGAGGCTAGCCCCGCCCCTGAGCCCCAGACAGAGGCTAGCCCCGCCCCTGAGCCCCAGACAGAGGCTAGCCCCGCCCCTGAGCCCCAGACAGAGGCTAGCCCCGCCCCTGAGCCCCAGACAGAGGCTAGCCCCGCCCCTGAGCCCCAGACAGAGGCTAGCCCCGCCCCTGAGATATCTCCAGTGGAACCTGAGCCATGCCTACCCCCTGAGACGGGCCTTGCGCCTGCTGCCCCTGTAGAGGCTTCCCCAGTAGAGGCTGCCCCTGTAGAGGCTGCCCCTGTAGAGGCTGCCCCTGTAGAGGCTGCCCCTGTAGAGGCTGTTCCTGTAGAGGCTGCCCCAGTAGAGGCTGTTCCTGTAGAGGCTGCTGCCTCTGTAGAACAGGCTGCCCCAGTAGAAGAGGCTGCCCCAGTAGAGGCTGCTCCAGTAGAGGCTGCTGCCTCTGTAGAAGAGGCTGCCCCAGTAGAAGAGGCTGCCCCAGTAGAAGAGGCTGCCCCAGTAGAAGAGGCTGCCCCAGTAGAAGAGGCCGCCCCAGTAGTAGAGGCCACCCCTGTAGAAGAGGCTGCCCCAGTTGTAGAGGCTGCCGCCCCTGTAGAGGCTGCCCCCCCTGTAGAGGCTGCCCCTGTAGAGGCTGCCCCTGTAGAGGCTGCCCCTGTAGAGGCTGCCCCTGTAGAGGCTGCCCCTGTAGAGGCTGCCCCTGTAGAAGAGGCTGCCACAATAGAGGCTGCTGCCTCTGTAGAAGAGGCTGCCTCTGTAGAAGAGGCTGCCTCTGTAGAAGAGGCTGCCCCAGTAGAAGAGGCTGCCCCAGTAGAAGAGGCTGCCCCAGTTGTAGAGGCTGCCCCTGTAGAAGAGGCTGCCCCGGTTGAAGAGGCTGATGCCCCAGTTGTAGAGGCTGCCCCAGTTGTAGAGGCTGCCCCAGTAGAAGAGGCTGCCCCAGTAGAAGAGGCTGCTGCCCCTGTAGAAGAGGCTGCCCCAGTTGAAGAGGCTGCCCCAGTTGTAGAGGCTGCTGCCCCTGTAGAAGAGGCTGCCCCAGTAGAGGCTGCTCCTGTAGAAGAGGCTGCCCCAGTTGAAGAGGCTGCCCCAGTTGTAGAGGCTGCTGCCCCTGTAGAAGAGGCTGCCCCAGTAGAAGAGGCTGCCCCAGTAGAGGCTGCTGCCCCTGTAGAGGCTGCTGCCCCAGTAGAAGAGCCGGCCCCAGTTGTAGAGGCTGCCCCTGTAGAAGAGGCTACCCCAGTTGTAGAGGCTACCCCAGTTGTAGAGGCTGCCCCAGTAGAAGAGGCTGCCCCAGTAGAAGAGGCTGCCCCAGTAGAAGAGGCTAGCTCTGTAGAAGAGGCTAGCTCTGTAGAAGAGGCTGCCTCTGTAGAAGAGGCTGCACCAGTAGAGGCTGCACCAGTAGAGGCTGCTCCTGTAGAGGCTGCTCCA GCTGCACCAGTAGAGGCTGCTCCTGTAGAGGaagttctcccctctcctcctgaggAGCTGGTTGCTCCTGAGATTGTAGAAGTTGTGGGCAACGAAGACACTGTTG TGAAACCACGATTTGTGCCTGACCCCAAACTGCTGGACCATGGGCAGGCACACCCTGAGGATGCTGACCTGTACAGCACACGagggtga
- the apool gene encoding MICOS complex subunit MIC27 isoform X1, with amino-acid sequence MAATVVKLAAVPAALGLASIRVYAMSEERTQLLSPRELSIYAPDPPAMRYVEEEPGLLQRGLGVVRVGLQPYVRGVKGAYASAKSGVVTVYRAGQDTYHFLRNPPPGFLPRVSVIGVSGLAGLILARKGSHLKRIGVPLGMTTLGTAVCYPTQTVGILKVTGTKMYSASQWTTSSVASVFKSKPKEPAVSLEQASPVPVSEPEGPPLKSLPGAGSTEAASPAVDDLPSSEPSSAPPAVDDLPSSEPSSASPAVDDLPSSEPSSASPAVDDLPSSEPSSAPAPLGEASPAPEPQTEASPAPEPQTEASPAPEPQTEASPAPEPQTEASPAPEPQTEASPAPEPQTEASPAPEPQTEASPAPEISPVEPEPCLPPETGLAPAAPVEASPVEAAPVEAAPVEAAPVEAAPVEAVPVEAAPVEAVPVEAAASVEQAAPVEEAAPVEAAPVEAAASVEEAAPVEEAAPVEEAAPVEEAAPVEEAAPVVEATPVEEAAPVVEAAAPVEAAPPVEAAPVEAAPVEAAPVEAAPVEAAPVEAAPVEEAATIEAAASVEEAASVEEAASVEEAAPVEEAAPVEEAAPVVEAAPVEEAAPVEEADAPVVEAAPVVEAAPVEEAAPVEEAAAPVEEAAPVEEAAPVVEAAAPVEEAAPVEAAPVEEAAPVEEAAPVVEAAAPVEEAAPVEEAAPVEAAAPVEAAAPVEEPAPVVEAAPVEEATPVVEATPVVEAAPVEEAAPVEEAAPVEEASSVEEASSVEEAASVEEAAPVEAAPVEAAPVEAAPVEAAPVEAAPVEAAPVEAAPVEAAPVEEVLPSPPEELVAPEIVEVVGNEDTVVKPRFVPDPKLLDHGQAHPEDADLYSTRG; translated from the exons ATGGCTGCTACA GTGGTGAAGTTGGCAGCGGTACCCGCCGCGCTGGGACTAGCCTCGATCCGCGTCTACGCCATGAGTGAAGAGAGAACCCAGCTGCTCTCCCCCAGAGAG CTGTCGATATACGCCCCAGACCCCCCGGCCATGCGCTAcgtggaggaggagccagggCTGCTACAGAGAGGCCTGGGTGTGGTGCGGGTGGGGCTGCAGCCCTACGTCAGAGGAGTGAAG GGTGCGTACGCCTCTGCCAAATCTGGGGTTGTGACAGTGTATCGCGCTGGACAAG ATACCTATCACTTCCTTAGAAACCCCCCTCCAGGCTTCCTGCCCAGGGTCAGTGTGATCGGAGTCTCCGGCCTCGCTGGGCTAATCCTGGCAAGGAAAG GGTCCCATCTCAAGAGAATAGGTGTTCCCCTGGGAATGACCACATTAGGGACCGCAGTTTGCTACCCCACTCAAACCGTGGGCATCTTAAAG GTCACTGGGACAAAGATGTACTCCGCCAGCCAGTGGACCACCTCATCGGTGGCGTCAGTATTTAAATCAAAACCCAAAGAGCCAGCTGTCAGTCTGGAG CAAGCTTCACCAGTTCCAGTTTCTGAACCAGAAGGGCCGCCTCTCAAGTCTCTCCCTGGTGCTGGATCGACTGAAGCAGCCTCGCCTGCTGTGGacgacctcccctcctctgagcCCAGCTCTGCCCCGCCTGCTGTGGacgacctcccctcctctgagcCCAGCTCAGCCTCGCCTGCTGTGGacgacctcccctcctctgagcCCAGCTCAGCCTCGCCTGCTGTGGacgacctcccctcctctgagcCCAGCTCTGCCCCGGCTCCCCTGGGGGAGGCTAGCCCCGCCCCTGAGCCCCAGACAGAGGCTAGCCCCGCCCCTGAGCCCCAGACAGAGGCTAGCCCCGCCCCTGAGCCCCAGACAGAGGCTAGCCCCGCCCCTGAGCCCCAGACAGAGGCTAGCCCCGCCCCTGAGCCCCAGACAGAGGCTAGCCCCGCCCCTGAGCCCCAGACAGAGGCTAGCCCCGCCCCTGAGCCCCAGACAGAGGCTAGCCCCGCCCCTGAGATATCTCCAGTGGAACCTGAGCCATGCCTACCCCCTGAGACGGGCCTTGCGCCTGCTGCCCCTGTAGAGGCTTCCCCAGTAGAGGCTGCCCCTGTAGAGGCTGCCCCTGTAGAGGCTGCCCCTGTAGAGGCTGCCCCTGTAGAGGCTGTTCCTGTAGAGGCTGCCCCAGTAGAGGCTGTTCCTGTAGAGGCTGCTGCCTCTGTAGAACAGGCTGCCCCAGTAGAAGAGGCTGCCCCAGTAGAGGCTGCTCCAGTAGAGGCTGCTGCCTCTGTAGAAGAGGCTGCCCCAGTAGAAGAGGCTGCCCCAGTAGAAGAGGCTGCCCCAGTAGAAGAGGCTGCCCCAGTAGAAGAGGCCGCCCCAGTAGTAGAGGCCACCCCTGTAGAAGAGGCTGCCCCAGTTGTAGAGGCTGCCGCCCCTGTAGAGGCTGCCCCCCCTGTAGAGGCTGCCCCTGTAGAGGCTGCCCCTGTAGAGGCTGCCCCTGTAGAGGCTGCCCCTGTAGAGGCTGCCCCTGTAGAGGCTGCCCCTGTAGAAGAGGCTGCCACAATAGAGGCTGCTGCCTCTGTAGAAGAGGCTGCCTCTGTAGAAGAGGCTGCCTCTGTAGAAGAGGCTGCCCCAGTAGAAGAGGCTGCCCCAGTAGAAGAGGCTGCCCCAGTTGTAGAGGCTGCCCCTGTAGAAGAGGCTGCCCCGGTTGAAGAGGCTGATGCCCCAGTTGTAGAGGCTGCCCCAGTTGTAGAGGCTGCCCCAGTAGAAGAGGCTGCCCCAGTAGAAGAGGCTGCTGCCCCTGTAGAAGAGGCTGCCCCAGTTGAAGAGGCTGCCCCAGTTGTAGAGGCTGCTGCCCCTGTAGAAGAGGCTGCCCCAGTAGAGGCTGCTCCTGTAGAAGAGGCTGCCCCAGTTGAAGAGGCTGCCCCAGTTGTAGAGGCTGCTGCCCCTGTAGAAGAGGCTGCCCCAGTAGAAGAGGCTGCCCCAGTAGAGGCTGCTGCCCCTGTAGAGGCTGCTGCCCCAGTAGAAGAGCCGGCCCCAGTTGTAGAGGCTGCCCCTGTAGAAGAGGCTACCCCAGTTGTAGAGGCTACCCCAGTTGTAGAGGCTGCCCCAGTAGAAGAGGCTGCCCCAGTAGAAGAGGCTGCCCCAGTAGAAGAGGCTAGCTCTGTAGAAGAGGCTAGCTCTGTAGAAGAGGCTGCCTCTGTAGAAGAGGCTGCACCAGTAGAGGCTGCACCAGTAGAGGCTGCTCCTGTAGAGGCTGCTCCAGTAGAGGCTGCTCCAGTAGAGGCTGCTCCAGTAGAGGCTGCTCCAGTAGAGGCTGCACCAGTAGAGGCTGCTCCTGTAGAGGaagttctcccctctcctcctgaggAGCTGGTTGCTCCTGAGATTGTAGAAGTTGTGGGCAACGAAGACACTGTTG TGAAACCACGATTTGTGCCTGACCCCAAACTGCTGGACCATGGGCAGGCACACCCTGAGGATGCTGACCTGTACAGCACACGagggtga
- the apool gene encoding MICOS complex subunit MIC27 isoform X5, with protein MAATVVKLAAVPAALGLASIRVYAMSEERTQLLSPRELSIYAPDPPAMRYVEEEPGLLQRGLGVVRVGLQPYVRGVKGAYASAKSGVVTVYRAGQDTYHFLRNPPPGFLPRVSVIGVSGLAGLILARKGSHLKRIGVPLGMTTLGTAVCYPTQTVGILKVTGTKMYSASQWTTSSVASVFKSKPKEPAVSLEQASPVPVSEPEGPPLKSLPGAGSTEAASPAVDDLPSSEPSSAPPAVDDLPSSEPSSASPAVDDLPSSEPSSASPAVDDLPSSEPSSAPAPLGEASPAPEPQTEASPAPEPQTEASPAPEPQTEASPAPEPQTEASPAPEPQTEASPAPEPQTEASPAPEPQTEASPAPEISPVEPEPCLPPETGLAPAAPVEASPVEAAPVEAAPVEAAPVEAAPVEAVPVEAAPVEAVPVEAAASVEQAAPVEEAAPVEAAPVEAAASVEEAAPVEEAAPVEEAAPVEEAAPVEEAAPVVEATPVEEAAPVVEAAAPVEAAPPVEAAPVEAAPVEAAPVEAAPVEAAPVEAAPVEEAATIEAAASVEEAASVEEAASVEEAAPVEEAAPVEEAAPVVEAAPVEEAAPVEEADAPVVEAAPVVEAAPVEEAAPVEEAAAPVEEAAPVEEAAPVVEAAAPVEEAAPVEAAPVEAAPVEAAPVEAAPVEAAPVEEVLPSPPEELVAPEIVEVVGNEDTVVKPRFVPDPKLLDHGQAHPEDADLYSTRG; from the exons ATGGCTGCTACA GTGGTGAAGTTGGCAGCGGTACCCGCCGCGCTGGGACTAGCCTCGATCCGCGTCTACGCCATGAGTGAAGAGAGAACCCAGCTGCTCTCCCCCAGAGAG CTGTCGATATACGCCCCAGACCCCCCGGCCATGCGCTAcgtggaggaggagccagggCTGCTACAGAGAGGCCTGGGTGTGGTGCGGGTGGGGCTGCAGCCCTACGTCAGAGGAGTGAAG GGTGCGTACGCCTCTGCCAAATCTGGGGTTGTGACAGTGTATCGCGCTGGACAAG ATACCTATCACTTCCTTAGAAACCCCCCTCCAGGCTTCCTGCCCAGGGTCAGTGTGATCGGAGTCTCCGGCCTCGCTGGGCTAATCCTGGCAAGGAAAG GGTCCCATCTCAAGAGAATAGGTGTTCCCCTGGGAATGACCACATTAGGGACCGCAGTTTGCTACCCCACTCAAACCGTGGGCATCTTAAAG GTCACTGGGACAAAGATGTACTCCGCCAGCCAGTGGACCACCTCATCGGTGGCGTCAGTATTTAAATCAAAACCCAAAGAGCCAGCTGTCAGTCTGGAG CAAGCTTCACCAGTTCCAGTTTCTGAACCAGAAGGGCCGCCTCTCAAGTCTCTCCCTGGTGCTGGATCGACTGAAGCAGCCTCGCCTGCTGTGGacgacctcccctcctctgagcCCAGCTCTGCCCCGCCTGCTGTGGacgacctcccctcctctgagcCCAGCTCAGCCTCGCCTGCTGTGGacgacctcccctcctctgagcCCAGCTCAGCCTCGCCTGCTGTGGacgacctcccctcctctgagcCCAGCTCTGCCCCGGCTCCCCTGGGGGAGGCTAGCCCCGCCCCTGAGCCCCAGACAGAGGCTAGCCCCGCCCCTGAGCCCCAGACAGAGGCTAGCCCCGCCCCTGAGCCCCAGACAGAGGCTAGCCCCGCCCCTGAGCCCCAGACAGAGGCTAGCCCCGCCCCTGAGCCCCAGACAGAGGCTAGCCCCGCCCCTGAGCCCCAGACAGAGGCTAGCCCCGCCCCTGAGCCCCAGACAGAGGCTAGCCCCGCCCCTGAGATATCTCCAGTGGAACCTGAGCCATGCCTACCCCCTGAGACGGGCCTTGCGCCTGCTGCCCCTGTAGAGGCTTCCCCAGTAGAGGCTGCCCCTGTAGAGGCTGCCCCTGTAGAGGCTGCCCCTGTAGAGGCTGCCCCTGTAGAGGCTGTTCCTGTAGAGGCTGCCCCAGTAGAGGCTGTTCCTGTAGAGGCTGCTGCCTCTGTAGAACAGGCTGCCCCAGTAGAAGAGGCTGCCCCAGTAGAGGCTGCTCCAGTAGAGGCTGCTGCCTCTGTAGAAGAGGCTGCCCCAGTAGAAGAGGCTGCCCCAGTAGAAGAGGCTGCCCCAGTAGAAGAGGCTGCCCCAGTAGAAGAGGCCGCCCCAGTAGTAGAGGCCACCCCTGTAGAAGAGGCTGCCCCAGTTGTAGAGGCTGCCGCCCCTGTAGAGGCTGCCCCCCCTGTAGAGGCTGCCCCTGTAGAGGCTGCCCCTGTAGAGGCTGCCCCTGTAGAGGCTGCCCCTGTAGAGGCTGCCCCTGTAGAGGCTGCCCCTGTAGAAGAGGCTGCCACAATAGAGGCTGCTGCCTCTGTAGAAGAGGCTGCCTCTGTAGAAGAGGCTGCCTCTGTAGAAGAGGCTGCCCCAGTAGAAGAGGCTGCCCCAGTAGAAGAGGCTGCCCCAGTTGTAGAGGCTGCCCCTGTAGAAGAGGCTGCCCCGGTTGAAGAGGCTGATGCCCCAGTTGTAGAGGCTGCCCCAGTTGTAGAGGCTGCCCCAGTAGAAGAGGCTGCCCCAGTAGAAGAGGCTGCTGCCCCTGTAGAAGAGGCTGCCCCAGTTGAAGAGGCTGCCCCAGTTGTAGAGGCTGCTGCCCCTGTAGAAGAGGCTGCCCCAGTAGAG GCTGCTCCAGTAGAGGCTGCTCCAGTAGAGGCTGCTCCAGTAGAGGCTGCACCAGTAGAGGCTGCTCCTGTAGAGGaagttctcccctctcctcctgaggAGCTGGTTGCTCCTGAGATTGTAGAAGTTGTGGGCAACGAAGACACTGTTG TGAAACCACGATTTGTGCCTGACCCCAAACTGCTGGACCATGGGCAGGCACACCCTGAGGATGCTGACCTGTACAGCACACGagggtga
- the apool gene encoding MICOS complex subunit MIC27 isoform X4, with protein sequence MAATVVKLAAVPAALGLASIRVYAMSEERTQLLSPRELSIYAPDPPAMRYVEEEPGLLQRGLGVVRVGLQPYVRGVKGAYASAKSGVVTVYRAGQDTYHFLRNPPPGFLPRVSVIGVSGLAGLILARKGSHLKRIGVPLGMTTLGTAVCYPTQTVGILKVTGTKMYSASQWTTSSVASVFKSKPKEPAVSLEQASPVPVSEPEGPPLKSLPGAGSTEAASPAVDDLPSSEPSSAPPAVDDLPSSEPSSASPAVDDLPSSEPSSASPAVDDLPSSEPSSAPAPLGEASPAPEPQTEASPAPEPQTEASPAPEPQTEASPAPEPQTEASPAPEPQTEASPAPEPQTEASPAPEPQTEASPAPEISPVEPEPCLPPETGLAPAAPVEASPVEAAPVEAAPVEAAPVEAAPVEAVPVEAAPVEAAAPVEEAAPVEEAAPVVEATPVEEAAPVVEAAAPVEAAPPVEAAPVEAAPVEAAPVEAAPVEAAPVEAAPVEEAATIEAAASVEEAASVEEAASVEEAAPVEEAAPVEEAAPVVEAAPVEEAAPVEEADAPVVEAAPVVEAAPVEEAAPVEEAAAPVEEAAPVEEAAPVVEAAAPVEEAAPVEAAPVEEAAPVEEAAPVVEAAAPVEEAAPVEEAAPVEAAAPVEAAAPVEEPAPVVEAAPVEEATPVVEATPVVEAAPVEEAAPVEEAAPVEEASSVEEASSVEEAASVEEAAPVEAAPVEAAPVEAAPVEAAPVEAAPVEAAPVEAAPVEAAPVEEVLPSPPEELVAPEIVEVVGNEDTVVKPRFVPDPKLLDHGQAHPEDADLYSTRG encoded by the exons ATGGCTGCTACA GTGGTGAAGTTGGCAGCGGTACCCGCCGCGCTGGGACTAGCCTCGATCCGCGTCTACGCCATGAGTGAAGAGAGAACCCAGCTGCTCTCCCCCAGAGAG CTGTCGATATACGCCCCAGACCCCCCGGCCATGCGCTAcgtggaggaggagccagggCTGCTACAGAGAGGCCTGGGTGTGGTGCGGGTGGGGCTGCAGCCCTACGTCAGAGGAGTGAAG GGTGCGTACGCCTCTGCCAAATCTGGGGTTGTGACAGTGTATCGCGCTGGACAAG ATACCTATCACTTCCTTAGAAACCCCCCTCCAGGCTTCCTGCCCAGGGTCAGTGTGATCGGAGTCTCCGGCCTCGCTGGGCTAATCCTGGCAAGGAAAG GGTCCCATCTCAAGAGAATAGGTGTTCCCCTGGGAATGACCACATTAGGGACCGCAGTTTGCTACCCCACTCAAACCGTGGGCATCTTAAAG GTCACTGGGACAAAGATGTACTCCGCCAGCCAGTGGACCACCTCATCGGTGGCGTCAGTATTTAAATCAAAACCCAAAGAGCCAGCTGTCAGTCTGGAG CAAGCTTCACCAGTTCCAGTTTCTGAACCAGAAGGGCCGCCTCTCAAGTCTCTCCCTGGTGCTGGATCGACTGAAGCAGCCTCGCCTGCTGTGGacgacctcccctcctctgagcCCAGCTCTGCCCCGCCTGCTGTGGacgacctcccctcctctgagcCCAGCTCAGCCTCGCCTGCTGTGGacgacctcccctcctctgagcCCAGCTCAGCCTCGCCTGCTGTGGacgacctcccctcctctgagcCCAGCTCTGCCCCGGCTCCCCTGGGGGAGGCTAGCCCCGCCCCTGAGCCCCAGACAGAGGCTAGCCCCGCCCCTGAGCCCCAGACAGAGGCTAGCCCCGCCCCTGAGCCCCAGACAGAGGCTAGCCCCGCCCCTGAGCCCCAGACAGAGGCTAGCCCCGCCCCTGAGCCCCAGACAGAGGCTAGCCCCGCCCCTGAGCCCCAGACAGAGGCTAGCCCCGCCCCTGAGCCCCAGACAGAGGCTAGCCCCGCCCCTGAGATATCTCCAGTGGAACCTGAGCCATGCCTACCCCCTGAGACGGGCCTTGCGCCTGCTGCCCCTGTAGAGGCTTCCCCAGTAGAGGCTGCCCCTGTAGAGGCTGCCCCTGTAGAGGCTGCCCCTGTAGAGGCTGCCCCTGTAGAGGCTGTTCCTGTAGAGGCTGCCCCAGTAGAGGCT GCTGCCCCAGTAGAAGAGGCTGCCCCAGTAGAAGAGGCCGCCCCAGTAGTAGAGGCCACCCCTGTAGAAGAGGCTGCCCCAGTTGTAGAGGCTGCCGCCCCTGTAGAGGCTGCCCCCCCTGTAGAGGCTGCCCCTGTAGAGGCTGCCCCTGTAGAGGCTGCCCCTGTAGAGGCTGCCCCTGTAGAGGCTGCCCCTGTAGAGGCTGCCCCTGTAGAAGAGGCTGCCACAATAGAGGCTGCTGCCTCTGTAGAAGAGGCTGCCTCTGTAGAAGAGGCTGCCTCTGTAGAAGAGGCTGCCCCAGTAGAAGAGGCTGCCCCAGTAGAAGAGGCTGCCCCAGTTGTAGAGGCTGCCCCTGTAGAAGAGGCTGCCCCGGTTGAAGAGGCTGATGCCCCAGTTGTAGAGGCTGCCCCAGTTGTAGAGGCTGCCCCAGTAGAAGAGGCTGCCCCAGTAGAAGAGGCTGCTGCCCCTGTAGAAGAGGCTGCCCCAGTTGAAGAGGCTGCCCCAGTTGTAGAGGCTGCTGCCCCTGTAGAAGAGGCTGCCCCAGTAGAGGCTGCTCCTGTAGAAGAGGCTGCCCCAGTTGAAGAGGCTGCCCCAGTTGTAGAGGCTGCTGCCCCTGTAGAAGAGGCTGCCCCAGTAGAAGAGGCTGCCCCAGTAGAGGCTGCTGCCCCTGTAGAGGCTGCTGCCCCAGTAGAAGAGCCGGCCCCAGTTGTAGAGGCTGCCCCTGTAGAAGAGGCTACCCCAGTTGTAGAGGCTACCCCAGTTGTAGAGGCTGCCCCAGTAGAAGAGGCTGCCCCAGTAGAAGAGGCTGCCCCAGTAGAAGAGGCTAGCTCTGTAGAAGAGGCTAGCTCTGTAGAAGAGGCTGCCTCTGTAGAAGAGGCTGCACCAGTAGAGGCTGCACCAGTAGAGGCTGCTCCTGTAGAGGCTGCTCCAGTAGAGGCTGCTCCAGTAGAGGCTGCTCCAGTAGAGGCTGCTCCAGTAGAGGCTGCACCAGTAGAGGCTGCTCCTGTAGAGGaagttctcccctctcctcctgaggAGCTGGTTGCTCCTGAGATTGTAGAAGTTGTGGGCAACGAAGACACTGTTG TGAAACCACGATTTGTGCCTGACCCCAAACTGCTGGACCATGGGCAGGCACACCCTGAGGATGCTGACCTGTACAGCACACGagggtga